The genomic DNA GCTGCCAAGCTTTTCCTGCTCCGTAGCTTCTGGGTTGGGCCGTGGAGCCGCGTTCAAAACTGCCCCGAGAGTGGGCGGCGGACTGGTAATAGAGTGCTCGTCGAGGCCGACGAAGAAGGCGACGGCGCACCACATGAAGACTCGGCCGCGCAAGACTCAGCCTTGGGACGTCCGCCGCAAGCCCACCGTTTACCCTCCTCTCCCTCCCCTCCCTCCCGAGTGGACTCTCGTCGCCGACGACGCcgtccctcctcctcctcctcagcCGCTCGAAACCGAGTAATTCTCCGTTTATGTTATCGCCTTACTTATCTTATGTTTTTTTGCCGAGTTCTGCTCAAGATTTTCGTTGGACGATTCGTTAGTGTGTCTTCTTGTATGCGCTTCTGTTCTGCCTTGTTTACGGCGGATAAACGAATGTAATTGACTGCCTTTCAGCGAAGGTTCCAGAGCGCTTgtattattttgtcatttttttcttctttccaattgAATTTTAATAGGTCGAGTGTCTGCCGACAACCCGTTCGACGTTTTGTCTAGTAGAAGCAAAACTAATTATAATTGAGGGGTAGCCTAGGGGGATTGGTGGGCGCTGTCGAGAGTCTCTGTCCAAGCCCGTGACCGTGAGTTCCAATTGCTATTTCATTGGGTTTCT from Diospyros lotus cultivar Yz01 chromosome 4, ASM1463336v1, whole genome shotgun sequence includes the following:
- the LOC127798912 gene encoding 50S ribosomal protein 6, chloroplastic — translated: MSVSAIFGSKMAVLPSFSCSVASGLGRGAAFKTAPRVGGGLVIECSSRPTKKATAHHMKTRPRKTQPWDVRRKPTVYPPLPPLPPEWTLVADDAVPPPPPQPLETE